The proteins below come from a single Psychrobacter sp. PL19 genomic window:
- a CDS encoding competence protein CoiA family protein, with product MSMSIAVNEQKQIVNVKQVDRGLACMCFCFECGEPVVARKGEKNEHHFAHLNNKESCTIHPESILHKFAKQVIMQERYLTLPSLPDDENSEDKTWEFDQLIEEQAVGCIRPDIVATVDGEMMFIEVAVTSFINTDKADFIKQLGIKTVEIDLRGIITQGIELPSEEAKDHILDCVSNKQWIFPVPKSLTIPVAPTPLPEPLYNCQSSTDENSNGSFDKGYTIYRFTIKHAWVDVRVFNSGMVSIKCVTYNHDVIEILKQWRNEGGGQYNQKYKSWNYFKPFSDTVFQRLQEMDMTPTA from the coding sequence ATGTCAATGTCAATCGCTGTTAATGAGCAAAAGCAAATCGTCAATGTTAAGCAAGTGGATCGAGGGCTGGCTTGTATGTGTTTTTGTTTTGAATGTGGTGAGCCTGTAGTGGCTCGTAAAGGTGAAAAGAATGAGCATCATTTTGCGCATCTCAACAATAAAGAAAGCTGCACTATTCACCCTGAAAGTATCCTACACAAGTTTGCTAAACAAGTCATTATGCAAGAGAGGTATCTAACACTGCCATCACTACCTGATGACGAAAATAGTGAGGATAAAACTTGGGAGTTTGATCAGCTGATTGAGGAACAAGCTGTTGGCTGTATTCGACCTGATATAGTCGCAACGGTTGACGGAGAAATGATGTTCATTGAGGTTGCTGTGACTTCTTTCATCAATACTGATAAAGCAGATTTTATTAAGCAGTTGGGTATTAAGACCGTTGAGATCGATTTGAGAGGAATCATCACACAAGGTATTGAGTTGCCAAGTGAGGAAGCAAAGGATCATATTTTAGACTGTGTCAGTAATAAGCAGTGGATATTTCCAGTACCGAAGTCGCTCACAATACCAGTAGCCCCTACACCATTACCTGAGCCTCTCTATAATTGCCAGAGCAGCACTGATGAGAATAGCAACGGAAGCTTTGATAAAGGCTATACGATCTATCGCTTTACCATTAAGCATGCTTGGGTAGATGTCAGAGTCTTTAATTCAGGCATGGTGTCCATTAAGTGTGTGACCTATAACCATGATGTTATTGAAATACTAAAACAATGGCGTAACGAAGGCGGTGGTCAGTACAATCAAAAATATAAATCATGGAATTACTTTAAGCCGTTTTCAGACACTGTCTTTCAACGACTGCAAGAAATGGATATGACACCTACTGCTTAA
- a CDS encoding polysaccharide deacetylase family protein → MSEKEQITKNHWYRNNDLPNISGPDREIEGYGEHPPKIRWNNDAKVAINIVVNYEEGSEKTFAMGDGMNDGMHELPFDVDDQRDLAKESMYEYGSRAGVWRLFRIFDRYKIPATFFAAAVALERNPDVAKKMNDRGDEIVGHGYRWIDHYEYSREEEKDLINLAMDSFQETLGRQPIGWYCREMSVNTRELLVEDGRFVYDSDYYGDDLPFWTFVDGKSHLVIPYSLVSNDCRYIIGTGFGAPSDFVETASRMLDQLLEDGDDCGRMMSIGIHPRITGNPARAHGLAEFIRYAQSKEGVVFMHRDDIAKKFMEQVPRPTSPKDRPNN, encoded by the coding sequence ATGTCTGAAAAAGAACAGATTACAAAAAATCATTGGTATCGTAATAACGACTTACCAAATATAAGTGGTCCTGATCGTGAGATAGAAGGATACGGAGAACATCCTCCAAAAATACGATGGAATAATGATGCTAAAGTCGCCATCAACATTGTCGTCAACTACGAAGAAGGGTCAGAGAAAACCTTTGCTATGGGCGATGGTATGAATGATGGTATGCATGAGTTGCCATTTGATGTCGATGATCAGCGTGATCTTGCCAAGGAGTCTATGTATGAGTATGGCTCTCGTGCAGGTGTTTGGCGCTTATTTAGGATATTTGATCGTTATAAAATTCCAGCAACCTTTTTCGCAGCCGCTGTAGCACTAGAGCGTAATCCTGATGTTGCTAAAAAAATGAATGACCGTGGAGATGAGATCGTTGGTCATGGTTATCGCTGGATTGATCATTATGAATATTCACGTGAAGAAGAAAAGGATCTTATAAATTTAGCTATGGACTCTTTTCAAGAGACGCTTGGTCGACAGCCAATAGGATGGTATTGCCGTGAAATGTCAGTAAACACGCGCGAACTTCTCGTTGAGGATGGACGCTTTGTTTATGATTCAGATTACTATGGTGATGATCTACCATTTTGGACTTTTGTGGATGGAAAGTCACATTTGGTAATACCTTATTCGTTAGTCAGTAACGACTGTCGATATATCATAGGTACAGGCTTTGGAGCACCCTCAGATTTTGTTGAAACAGCATCACGTATGTTGGATCAATTATTAGAAGATGGTGACGATTGTGGTCGTATGATGTCTATTGGTATACATCCGCGTATTACTGGGAACCCAGCACGTGCACATGGGCTAGCAGAGTTTATTCGATACGCACAGTCTAAAGAGGGTGTCGTTTTTATGCATAGAGATGATATTGCCAAAAAATTTATGGAACAAGTACCACGGCCTACATCTCCAAAAGACCGTCCTAATAATTAA
- a CDS encoding YkgJ family cysteine cluster protein, which yields MSFPCNQCGWCCQNLDKNKLYSTLDRGDGVCKWFDTKNKNCTIYNTRPEICNIEKMYHSTFSAIDYDEYIRLNIQVCQSVQQENKLPIIQI from the coding sequence ATGAGCTTTCCTTGTAATCAGTGCGGCTGGTGCTGTCAAAACCTCGATAAAAATAAGTTATATTCAACATTGGATAGGGGTGACGGCGTATGCAAATGGTTTGATACAAAGAACAAGAATTGCACTATATATAATACAAGACCCGAAATTTGTAATATTGAAAAGATGTATCATTCTACTTTTTCTGCTATAGATTACGATGAGTATATCCGTTTAAATATTCAAGTATGTCAGTCAGTACAGCAAGAAAATAAATTACCAATTATACAAATATAA
- a CDS encoding purine-cytosine permease family protein has translation MSDHLHIAQTDEQDDHEEYMLTPVPASQRRSWWAMFAIWVGFGYVPTGLIIGGLLAGQDGNPGMSFTDALIAISVGEGVLLVLTFLLGFAAMKTGLNLSLISRISYGKKGMILPMLIMAFLTLGWFASIVGMVGDIFNVALGDVTGITVINGLSLEYILICLIWGAIFTYSAWKGIAAIEKISTYAAPFVLIIAVVASYIMVKQFGGFDKVMVEASTREGLSRGTAITVMIGAWIAGVIMGVDIFRYAKRTSHVLIGAMACFILTNPLLNVVGYLGAITTGDANFITWMVQNGLILTVMGVSLWVVALWTTNMSELYCNALYIGPSAESMGIRLPRGKIVITMGVIGSILGALGFYSYFFSDFITILGAAFVPLAGPILADFYIIRRSEYATANPNDMPPVRWPAIISFIVGAIMGVLFQYKISIPLDFPAGLAALIITFVLHIVLSMLMSSRAEQKQVISPGFSSPISS, from the coding sequence ATGTCTGATCACCTACATATAGCTCAGACGGATGAGCAAGACGATCATGAAGAATATATGCTTACACCTGTGCCAGCCAGTCAAAGGCGTTCATGGTGGGCAATGTTTGCGATTTGGGTAGGTTTTGGTTATGTACCCACTGGACTTATTATTGGAGGATTATTAGCGGGTCAAGACGGTAATCCCGGAATGTCTTTCACTGATGCTCTGATCGCTATATCAGTTGGAGAAGGTGTCCTACTAGTACTTACATTTTTGCTTGGTTTTGCGGCTATGAAGACGGGACTTAATCTTTCCCTCATATCTCGTATTTCTTATGGTAAAAAAGGTATGATCCTGCCCATGCTGATCATGGCTTTTTTAACTTTAGGTTGGTTTGCTTCAATTGTAGGTATGGTAGGTGATATCTTTAACGTAGCACTAGGAGACGTGACAGGAATAACTGTTATCAATGGCCTTAGTCTAGAATATATTCTAATTTGTTTAATATGGGGAGCTATTTTTACATATTCTGCATGGAAAGGTATTGCTGCAATTGAAAAAATTTCAACTTACGCGGCACCATTTGTTTTGATTATTGCTGTAGTCGCTTCGTATATAATGGTCAAACAGTTTGGTGGGTTCGATAAAGTTATGGTTGAGGCGTCAACTCGAGAAGGGTTATCACGAGGTACTGCAATTACTGTAATGATTGGCGCTTGGATTGCTGGCGTTATTATGGGTGTTGATATCTTTCGTTATGCTAAACGCACATCACATGTCTTAATTGGTGCAATGGCCTGCTTTATATTAACCAATCCTCTTCTGAATGTTGTCGGTTATTTAGGCGCTATAACAACTGGAGATGCGAACTTCATAACGTGGATGGTTCAGAATGGGCTCATCTTAACGGTAATGGGTGTTTCATTATGGGTTGTAGCTCTTTGGACGACTAATATGTCTGAGCTTTACTGTAATGCTTTATATATAGGCCCTTCAGCTGAGTCCATGGGCATTAGGTTACCACGTGGTAAAATCGTTATTACAATGGGAGTTATTGGTAGCATATTAGGGGCATTAGGTTTTTATAGTTATTTTTTCAGTGACTTTATTACAATTTTAGGGGCGGCATTTGTTCCTTTGGCAGGACCAATTCTAGCAGATTTCTATATCATTCGACGTTCTGAGTATGCGACGGCAAATCCAAATGACATGCCGCCAGTTAGATGGCCTGCCATAATTTCATTCATAGTTGGAGCGATTATGGGAGTTTTATTTCAATATAAAATATCTATACCACTTGATTTCCCAGCAGGATTAGCCGCATTAATAATTACCTTTGTTTTACATATTGTTTTGTCAATGCTCATGTCTTCTCGTGCTGAACAAAAGCAAGTTATAAGTCCTGGTTTTTCATCTCCTATTTCAAGTTAA
- a CDS encoding AAA family ATPase has translation MITYIRFNNFYSYSESTEVSFTLGKQPTKTDYDFYVDTTQGQYRLNKVTAVLGANGSGKTQLLKAIAFLRWFMCESTSSLDSEQPISFSQFALSNNEISEFEFGFLLKNADGIYDEYRYELTLTQHSVVKEALYKKTSSQFSYIFIRHHDGDELSYKHRNFVIPSLADDVKKNASLISYANLLDEPLAESITGMFDHYKTNVVSMGRLGSLSQSIPEMTELFAKDDGLKQTAERLLCQFDTGIDEINIKSVMMVNEGKQQEVLLPFGVHKVGDESFELMIYEESNGTQSAYSLLGLILPVLKNGGVAIIDELDNDLHPLLLPAIFDLFRSSHHNPHNAQLIFSCHTPEVFNLLNKHQIYLVEKYEQASESWRLDEMEGIRNDDNLYAKYMAGAFDAIPNL, from the coding sequence ATGATTACTTATATTCGCTTTAATAATTTTTATTCTTACTCAGAGTCTACTGAGGTGTCATTCACTCTGGGTAAACAACCTACTAAGACTGACTATGATTTTTATGTTGATACCACGCAAGGCCAGTATCGATTAAATAAAGTCACCGCTGTGCTTGGCGCGAATGGCTCCGGTAAAACACAGCTATTAAAGGCCATTGCCTTTTTACGTTGGTTTATGTGTGAATCTACTAGCAGCCTTGACTCAGAGCAACCTATTTCTTTTAGCCAGTTTGCGTTAAGTAACAATGAGATATCCGAATTTGAATTTGGCTTTTTACTTAAAAATGCTGATGGCATTTATGATGAATATCGCTATGAGTTAACTTTGACACAGCATAGCGTGGTTAAAGAGGCGTTATACAAAAAGACCAGTAGCCAATTTAGCTATATATTTATACGCCATCATGACGGTGACGAGCTTAGCTATAAGCATCGTAACTTTGTAATTCCCTCTTTAGCAGATGATGTGAAAAAAAATGCCTCGCTTATCAGTTATGCTAATTTGCTAGATGAACCCTTGGCAGAATCTATTACAGGCATGTTCGATCACTATAAAACTAATGTGGTCTCAATGGGTAGGCTTGGCAGCCTTAGCCAATCTATACCTGAAATGACAGAATTGTTTGCAAAGGATGATGGTTTAAAACAAACCGCTGAAAGGCTACTTTGTCAGTTTGATACGGGCATAGATGAGATTAATATAAAAAGCGTGATGATGGTAAACGAGGGTAAACAGCAAGAAGTACTGCTACCTTTTGGTGTTCATAAAGTGGGTGATGAATCATTTGAGCTTATGATTTATGAAGAGTCTAATGGTACACAATCAGCCTATAGCTTGCTTGGGCTCATACTGCCAGTGCTTAAGAATGGTGGTGTCGCTATTATTGATGAGCTTGATAATGACTTACACCCCCTACTGTTACCTGCCATTTTTGATTTGTTTCGCTCGTCACATCACAACCCTCATAATGCTCAGCTTATTTTTAGTTGCCATACCCCTGAAGTGTTTAACTTATTAAACAAGCATCAAATTTATTTGGTCGAAAAATACGAGCAGGCTTCAGAATCTTGGCGGCTTGATGAGATGGAAGGGATTCGTAATGACGATAACCTTTATGCAAAATACATGGCTGGCGCGTTTGACGCGATACCAAATCTATAA
- a CDS encoding tetratricopeptide repeat protein, with the protein MFRNPTNKNYLEAQTLIGLDYLNGNGIAQDYAKALEWFEKAASEDYPTAQNMLGAMFKNGHGVQQDYEQAFEWFEKAATQDYDEGQTNLALAYAGGVSNLENYAKAFEWMQKAAKQGHAIAQYFMGEMFRDKDFVDQPNSIEAFEWYQRAANQGLPDAQACIAEMYKQGEGVGQDDKKAFEWYQKAADQGHVETPEWFQELLDEKDKATSNRTEQIENHIGHPNSSNELIIPLREFFDSYFRDESKRVPQSPGGGVLFFESMSSDEISKFGDKAYDIRQKTNYEADILNADLMIDTSLVVKNYGTGLFLHLYEHSYRLHLKNYAEDWKIVDDIKSTYYDKANKVLIINGYKVSLISKSSCLYGERLADCINAYMEQNSEQKINQEIVSNSKLVTDALDNIDNRLAEIEEKLALLQYDAAA; encoded by the coding sequence TGATCGGATTGGATTATCTTAACGGCAATGGTATTGCTCAAGACTACGCCAAAGCGCTTGAATGGTTTGAAAAAGCAGCTAGTGAAGATTATCCTACTGCTCAAAATATGCTTGGAGCCATGTTTAAAAACGGCCATGGTGTTCAGCAGGATTATGAGCAGGCTTTTGAGTGGTTCGAAAAAGCTGCTACTCAAGATTATGATGAAGGACAAACTAATCTTGCACTTGCGTATGCTGGTGGTGTTAGTAATCTAGAAAATTACGCTAAGGCTTTTGAATGGATGCAGAAAGCAGCTAAACAAGGTCATGCCATTGCTCAGTATTTTATGGGAGAAATGTTTAGAGATAAAGACTTTGTAGATCAACCGAATAGTATAGAAGCATTTGAGTGGTATCAAAGAGCAGCGAATCAAGGATTACCGGATGCTCAAGCCTGTATCGCGGAAATGTATAAGCAAGGTGAAGGTGTCGGCCAAGACGATAAAAAAGCATTTGAGTGGTATCAAAAAGCTGCTGATCAAGGCCACGTTGAGACACCAGAGTGGTTTCAAGAGTTACTTGATGAAAAAGACAAGGCTACCTCAAATAGGACAGAACAAATTGAAAACCACATTGGACATCCAAACAGTAGCAATGAATTAATTATTCCGTTACGCGAATTTTTTGATAGCTATTTTCGTGATGAATCTAAAAGAGTTCCTCAAAGCCCAGGTGGCGGTGTTTTATTTTTCGAAAGTATGAGTTCCGATGAGATATCTAAATTTGGTGACAAAGCTTATGACATTAGACAAAAAACCAATTATGAAGCAGATATTTTAAATGCAGACCTTATGATTGATACCTCTCTTGTAGTTAAAAATTATGGTACAGGTTTATTTTTACACCTATATGAGCATAGCTACAGGCTACATTTAAAAAATTATGCAGAAGACTGGAAGATAGTCGATGATATTAAATCTACCTACTATGATAAAGCCAATAAAGTTTTAATTATAAACGGCTATAAGGTAAGTCTAATAAGTAAAAGTTCTTGTCTCTATGGTGAGAGACTAGCAGACTGTATAAATGCATACATGGAGCAAAATAGTGAGCAGAAGATCAATCAGGAAATTGTCTCTAATTCAAAGCTAGTAACAGACGCGCTAGACAACATTGATAATAGGCTAGCAGAGATTGAAGAAAAGCTTGCTTTATTACAATATGATGCTGCAGCATAA